A window of Candidatus Omnitrophota bacterium genomic DNA:
TCATTACTATGCAAATATCGCTCCGGTTTATACTCCCTTCCGCTCTTAAAAGGCTATGAGCGTCTACCGGCTCTTTTATCTTCCTTTTATGCCGCATGCCGGCAGTGTCTATAAATATGAAATCTTTTCCCTCTTTTTCAAGGTGAATATCTATCGAATCTCTTGTAGTGCCCGGCGCCTCGTGTACAATGACCCTCTCTTCGTTTATTATCCTGTTTATAAAAGATGATTTGCCTACGTTCGGGCGTCCGACCACCGCAAGTTTCATCGCGCCTGGCGGATATTCCGCTTCTGCCGGATGGGCATTGACCACTAGCTTCTCGACCAATTCAGTGATGCCCAGATTATGTATGGCCGAAACAGCATAAACAGGGTCTATACCAAAATTATAAAAACCGCCGATCTCTTTTTCCAGACGCTCATTATCTACCTTATTTACAGCCAGGATCAATTCTTTGCCGGACTTTCGCAGTATAGAGAGGATATCCTCATCCTGCGGCATAACTCCCGAGGTTACATCGCACACAAAAAGGACCGCATCCGTTTTAACTATGGCGAGCTCTATCTGCCCCTTGACCAGCGCCATAAGGTGGTCTTTTTTACCGATCTCATAGCCGCCGGTATCTACCAACTCAAAAGAAACCCCGTTTTTATTTACTACGGCTCTTACCCTGTCTCTCGTAGTGCCTGCCAGCTGCTCTGTTATGGCCTGGCGCTTTCCGACAATCCTATTAAATAGCGTCGATTTTCCTACATTCGGCCGTCCGACTATACATATTTTATATATGCTTTGTTTTTCCATTTAGAACCCTATTTGCCCTTAACAAGTAATGTGCACCCGAAAAAACGGTAAAAAGCGCCGCAAGCGTCCATATCGCATAAGAATATTTAAACTGGATCAATACGCTGAGGATCGTGGCCATTTGAAAAAAAGTGGTGACCTTGCCCAGCATGCTTGGTTTAAACTCTACATATCCGTACACAAAATATATAACTGCCGCGCCTGTTAATATAAAGAGATCCCTCGTCAGGACTATTACGAGGACCCACGGCGGGATCTTAAGGTGCGCCGGGCCGTATGCCACTAAAGAGAGAGTAATAAATGACACCGCAAGCAGAAACTTATCCGCTAAAGGATCCAGCAATATGCCTAACGAGGTTATCTGGCTATACCTTCTGGCAATAAACCCGTCGACGGCATCCGTAATAACAGCTACGAGAAATATTATAAGAGGAAGACGGGATAAAAAAGGATTGCCCTCAGTGTGGTATATGACGCTTACCACAAATGTGGGCGTCAAAAGCAGCCTCGCCAAAGAAAGTGCGTTTGGTATGTTCATGTTATGCTATGTTATATTGTATAATTGGGTACAATATAACACAATGACGCGCAAAAGGTCAAGCCCATTCCTGAATAGCGAAGAAGATTAGCGTAATTATCTGGGCAATTTCATTAATAGCGCCAAGCGTATCGCCGGTTATGCCGTCGATCCTAGTATTTATGGATTTGCCCGTTATATAAGCACTTAGCGCTACTATGGCAAAAATTAAAAACCCCTTTAGGTGCCATAGCGCTATCGCGATAAATAGCGTAATAAAAGACGCGAAAGTAAAATTCTTTACGTCCGTATTTTTAAAGAAAAGGAGGGCCTTGCCTTCTTTACGGGCATAAGGAAACGAAAACATCGCGAATACCATGGCCCATCTACTCAAAACACACATAAGGAGTAATGCTTTGGCTTTTATGTCTATGCCTATTTCTGATAAAAGCGCGATCCCAAGTATAACGGCTATGACGATGCTTAAAGCCCCCATAGTGCCTATATGCGGATCGCGCATAATCCTTAATATTTCGTCTCTGCCTTTTCCGCCTGCAATACCATCAAAAGTATCACCCAACCCGTCGAGATGAAGCCCGCCGGTAACGAAAATAAGGAACGCTACTATAATAGTATTTACGCATAATTGCCCAAGATTTAAAAAAGAGAAAAGCTGATTGGCGGCGACTAAAAATAAACCTATTAATAAGCCTACGAGCGGAAAGAAAACGATAGCCCTTTTTAGCTTACCCTCTTCCAATTTTCCGCCTTTAACAGGTAAAAGCGTCAAAAATTGCAATGCGACCAAAAAACTCCTCATTATTTGGACCTTTCCGAAACATTTGCGCTCTTGAATGTCGCCATCTCGTTTAATATCCTAACCGAAGC
This region includes:
- the der gene encoding ribosome biogenesis GTPase Der, with the translated sequence MEKQSIYKICIVGRPNVGKSTLFNRIVGKRQAITEQLAGTTRDRVRAVVNKNGVSFELVDTGGYEIGKKDHLMALVKGQIELAIVKTDAVLFVCDVTSGVMPQDEDILSILRKSGKELILAVNKVDNERLEKEIGGFYNFGIDPVYAVSAIHNLGITELVEKLVVNAHPAEAEYPPGAMKLAVVGRPNVGKSSFINRIINEERVIVHEAPGTTRDSIDIHLEKEGKDFIFIDTAGMRHKRKIKEPVDAHSLLRAEGSINRSDICIVMIDGYEGLMVDDMRIIRLVEESGKGCILLVNKWDTVKNVEMSRYEDALRKRMHYIRSMPVLFTSAKTGLNIDEVFPLMKLVEKNTKAVFSKDELANILNIMQKTERLPLIRSGKLIEIRKLAQESILPQTFSILVNKTAFLPDDYIENVKNILREELGLLGVPIRIKIKRMAGGRKRR
- a CDS encoding CDP-alcohol phosphatidyltransferase family protein, which translates into the protein MNIPNALSLARLLLTPTFVVSVIYHTEGNPFLSRLPLIIFLVAVITDAVDGFIARRYSQITSLGILLDPLADKFLLAVSFITLSLVAYGPAHLKIPPWVLVIVLTRDLFILTGAAVIYFVYGYVEFKPSMLGKVTTFFQMATILSVLIQFKYSYAIWTLAALFTVFSGAHYLLRANRVLNGKTKHI
- the cobS gene encoding adenosylcobinamide-GDP ribazoletransferase, encoding MRSFLVALQFLTLLPVKGGKLEEGKLKRAIVFFPLVGLLIGLFLVAANQLFSFLNLGQLCVNTIIVAFLIFVTGGLHLDGLGDTFDGIAGGKGRDEILRIMRDPHIGTMGALSIVIAVILGIALLSEIGIDIKAKALLLMCVLSRWAMVFAMFSFPYARKEGKALLFFKNTDVKNFTFASFITLFIAIALWHLKGFLIFAIVALSAYITGKSINTRIDGITGDTLGAINEIAQIITLIFFAIQEWA